DNA sequence from the Peptoniphilus sp. GNH genome:
TCCAGAAAAGTTTAAGGCATCTCATAAGAAATTTTTGGAAAATGCGCAAGAGATAGCCAAAATTTTAAAAGAAATGAAAGATTCTTTTATGGAAAATAGAAGTGATGAAGCCTTCAAAGCTTTTTCGAGATTGACAAACTTTTCCATCAAGATGAGAGATGCCTATGACAGGCTTAAAGCTGAGGTTCAAGGTCTGCCCTACAAGGCCAAAGAGGGTATAGAGATTTACGAAAAAAGCAAGGAAAACTTATCAAATGATAAGATTATTGACAATCTACTAAAAAAAATACAAGATAATAATAAATAAAATTTCCAAAGACCCCTAAGGGGGTTTTTGAATAAAGGAGTGATTAAATGGAGATAAATATTTATCTCGACAAGGAGCGTCTCGACGAAGCGAAATCCTTAGTAAAAAGTCTAGGTGAATCTCTTTGACCTCGCTGGTAAAAGAGATAAGGTAAAAGAATTAGAAAAGCTGCAAACGGCTGAAGACTTTTGGAGCGATGGACAAAATGCTCAAAAGATTATAAGAGAAACCAATATCCACAAGTCTAAAATTTTAAAATATGATGAGCTCATAAAACTTATTGAGGATTCCGAAGCTTTAATAGCAATGATGGAGGAAGAAGAGGATTTTTCCTTTTATGACAGTTTAAAAGAAGACTTAAAGGAAATCGAAAAAAAGGCTCAAGATTTTAAAATAGAAACACTTTTAAACGAAGAGTATGACGATTCAAATGCCATTTTGGCAATCCACGCTGGCACGGGTGGAACGGAAGCTCAAGACTGGGCATCTATGCTTCTTAGAATGTACACAAGATACGCTGAAAAGAAGGGCTACACAGTAAAGACTCTGGACCTTCAAAAAGAAGAAGAAGCGGGAATCAAGTCTGTGACTTTGGAAATAGATGGTGAAAATGCCTATGGCTATCTCAAGGCGGAAAAGGGAGTCCATAGACTTGTGAGAATTTCTCCATTTGACTCCAATAAGAGAAGACATACATCTTTTGCATCTGTGGATGTGTATCCCGTTTTAGAAGATGATGTAGAAATTGAAATTAGGGATGAAGATTT
Encoded proteins:
- the prfB gene encoding peptide chain release factor 2 (programmed frameshift), with product MEINIYLDKERLDEAKSLVKSLGESLDLAGKRDKVKELEKLQTAEDFWSDGQNAQKIIRETNIHKSKILKYDELIKLIEDSEALIAMMEEEEDFSFYDSLKEDLKEIEKKAQDFKIETLLNEEYDDSNAILAIHAGTGGTEAQDWASMLLRMYTRYAEKKGYTVKTLDLQKEEEAGIKSVTLEIDGENAYGYLKAEKGVHRLVRISPFDSNKRRHTSFASVDVYPVLEDDVEIEIRDEDLKIDTYRSGGAGGQHVNTTDSAVRITHLPTGIVVQCQNERSQIQNRETAMHMLKAKLLTLAMEEKKEKIEDLSGNYSQITWGSQIRSYVFQPYTMVKDHRTNEEVGDVSRVMDGDLDEFINAYLQAKKGKE